A single Lolium perenne isolate Kyuss_39 chromosome 6, Kyuss_2.0, whole genome shotgun sequence DNA region contains:
- the LOC127308413 gene encoding probable protein phosphatase 2C 55, translating into MSLAVALQRAAARLLRGGAGAPRAALPALGGARSPVRGLQGREPAGFLGIWGGPAAGGGGSWWFRCAVSSVSRPGLLVEQLLVGGGRSFATGAVPEEVSFSPAAREADGSQPEKSVSTSDKDMLADRPLKLLSGSSYLPHPDKEETGGEDAHFIWDEQAIGIADGVGGWADLGIDAGQYARDIMSNALTAIEEEPKDSIDLTRVLEKAHSGTTVKGSSTACIIALTDQGIQAISIGDSGFLVIRDGCTLFKSPIQQHDFNTPYQLESGNSSDLPSAAQVFKVPVASGDVVVAGTDGLFDNLYNNDIAAVVVHATRAGLEPQVTAQKIAALARQRAKESDRQTPFSTAAQEAGHRYYGGKLDDITVVVSYITAFST; encoded by the exons ATGTCCCTGGCGGTCGCTCTTCAGCGCGCGGCCGCGCGGTTGCTCCGGGGCGGCGCCGGCGCGCCGAGGGCCGCGCTGCCGGCCCTGGGCGGGGCCCGGTCTCCGGTGCGCGGGTTGCAAGGGAGGGAGCCAGCCGGGTTCCTAGGGATCTGGGGAGGGCCCGCGGCAGGCGGTGGCGGGTCCTGGTGGTTCCGTTGCGCCGTGAGCAGCGTGTCCCGGCCAGGCCTGCTGGTGGAGCAGCTGCTCGTCGGGGGCGGGCGCTCCTTCGCCACAGGTGCTGTGCCGGAGGAGGTGTCCTTCAGCCCCGCCGCCCGCGAAGCGGATGGATCTCAGCCCGAGAAATCCGTCAGCACCTCAGATAA GGACATGTTAGCGGATAGGCCCTTGAAGCTTCTTTCTGGGTCATCTTATCTACCACATCCGGATAAGGAAGAAACTGGTGGCGAGGATGCACATTTTATTTGGGATGAACAGGCTATAGGGATAGCTGATGGTGTTGGTGGTTGGGCAGACCTTGGTATCGATGCAGGTCAATATGCTAGGGATATTATGTCTAATGCATTGACTGCAATAGAAGAAGAGCCAAAAGACAGTATCGATCTTACAAGGGTACTAGAAAAGGCCCATAGTGGCACAACAGTGAAGGGTTCATCGACCGCATGTATCATTGCTTTAACCGATCAG GGTATACAGGCAATTAGTATTGGTGATAGTGGCTTTTTAGTCATCCGAGATGGCTGCACATTGTTCAAGTCACCTATACAGCAACATGATTTCAATACCCCCTACCAACTTGAGAGTGGCAACTCTAGTGACTTGCCTAGCGCTGCGCAG GTGTTCAAGGTACCTGTTGCGTCCGGTGACGTAGTTGTTGCTGGCACAGATGGGTTGTTTGACAACCTGTACAACAATGATATAGCGGCAGTGGTGGTCCATGCGACCAGAGCTGGCCTGGAACCCCAAGTGACTGCTCAGAAGATAGCTGCTCTCGCACGCCAGCGTGCGAAAGAGTCGGACAGGCAGACGCCATTCTCGACCGCAGCCCAAGAAGCTGGGCACCGGTACTACGGCGGAAAGCTGGACGACATCACCGTCGTGGTTTCGTACATAACTGCTTTCAGCACTTAG